A part of Gemmatimonas groenlandica genomic DNA contains:
- a CDS encoding outer membrane beta-barrel protein, protein MSNSVRTAARTDSLPRPSSASRTLAVVVASSLLATVLVASTAKAQTGVGASVTPYAGYLITGNWYDGPIGTSLSTTNAPMVGGQASIPLTKGIALVGNLAYASGDLRIGLPLLGGVNVGTVKTWLYDAGLELGGLPGKKVGIAPFVQVGIGGLTNDIKNSLFDVRASNIAYTGGVGLDIGLAESFALRVQAKDWVSRFNSEDAVGFRAEGNLAHNWALTAGVKLTF, encoded by the coding sequence ATGTCGAATTCTGTCCGCACGGCGGCTCGTACCGATTCGCTTCCCCGTCCTTCCTCGGCGTCCCGCACGTTGGCCGTCGTCGTTGCGTCGTCCTTGTTGGCCACGGTTCTGGTGGCCTCAACCGCGAAGGCCCAGACGGGCGTTGGGGCCAGCGTGACGCCGTACGCCGGGTACTTGATTACCGGCAACTGGTATGACGGCCCGATCGGCACGAGCCTCTCGACCACGAACGCGCCGATGGTTGGCGGACAGGCCAGCATTCCGCTCACCAAGGGCATCGCGCTCGTCGGTAACCTGGCCTACGCGTCGGGCGACTTGCGCATAGGGTTGCCGCTGCTCGGTGGTGTCAACGTGGGAACGGTGAAGACGTGGCTGTACGACGCCGGCCTCGAGCTTGGCGGTCTTCCCGGCAAAAAGGTCGGCATCGCGCCATTCGTGCAGGTCGGTATCGGTGGACTTACCAACGACATCAAGAACTCCCTGTTCGACGTTCGCGCTTCGAACATTGCGTATACCGGCGGGGTAGGTCTCGATATCGGTCTCGCCGAAAGCTTTGCCCTCCGGGTGCAGGCGAAGGACTGGGTGAGCCGATTCAATTCGGAGGATGCGGTGGGTTTCCGTGCCGAGGGGAATCTCGCGCACAACTGGGCGCTCACGGCCGGGGTGAAGTTGACGTTCTGA
- a CDS encoding TerC family protein, protein MIDLLSDPQAWISLLTLSVLEVVLGIDNIIFISILAGKLAPADQPKARRFGLMGAFLSRVALLLSITWVMRLTEPLFTLIGRAVSGRDLILIVGGLFLIGKATLEIHSKLEGPEESTTTTKGGRSLWATVAQIAVIDIVFSLDSVITAVGMADSVIIMIAANVIALGVMLVAATPISDFVDKHPTVKMLALSFLVLIGTNLVAEGLGQHISKGYTYMAMAFSVIVEMLNIRARTKSEAVQLRGVPQPPDDE, encoded by the coding sequence ATGATCGATTTGCTCTCTGATCCGCAGGCGTGGATTTCCCTGCTGACGCTTTCGGTGCTCGAAGTCGTACTCGGCATCGACAACATCATCTTCATTTCGATCCTGGCGGGGAAGCTCGCACCGGCAGATCAGCCGAAGGCCCGCCGGTTCGGCCTCATGGGCGCCTTTCTGTCGCGCGTGGCGCTGCTGCTGTCGATCACCTGGGTCATGCGCCTCACGGAGCCGCTGTTCACGCTCATCGGGCGCGCCGTTTCTGGACGCGATCTGATTCTCATCGTCGGCGGCCTGTTCCTGATCGGCAAGGCTACGCTGGAGATCCACAGCAAGCTCGAAGGGCCGGAGGAGTCGACGACGACCACGAAGGGAGGGCGGTCGCTCTGGGCGACGGTGGCGCAGATCGCCGTCATCGATATCGTTTTCTCACTCGACTCGGTGATCACGGCCGTGGGTATGGCCGACAGTGTGATCATCATGATCGCGGCCAACGTGATCGCTCTCGGCGTGATGCTCGTCGCTGCCACGCCCATCAGCGACTTCGTGGACAAGCACCCCACCGTGAAGATGCTGGCGCTGTCCTTCCTCGTGCTCATCGGCACCAACCTCGTGGCCGAAGGTCTGGGACAGCACATCTCAAAGGGGTACACCTACATGGCGATGGCCTTCTCCGTCATCGTGGAGATGCTCAACATCCGCGCGCGCACGAAGTCTGAGGCCGTGCAACTGAGAGGGGTGCCGCAGCCGCCGGACGACGAATAG
- the queE gene encoding 7-carboxy-7-deazaguanine synthase: protein MTYTVRECFYTLQGEGVQAGRAAVFCRFSGCNLWTGREADRATAVCTFCDTDFVGVGRDGGKFATAAELAAFVKSRWPADAPASVRPFVVCTGGEPLLQLDDAAVAALHSEGFEIAVETNGTQNPPQGLDWTCVSPKAQAPLVLTSGDELKLVYPQATAMPERFAGLAFRHFLLQPMDGPQATENTAAALAYCLAHPQWRLSVQTHKALGIR from the coding sequence ATGACGTACACCGTTCGCGAGTGTTTCTACACGCTCCAGGGAGAAGGTGTGCAGGCCGGACGCGCGGCCGTCTTTTGCCGTTTCTCCGGGTGCAACCTGTGGACCGGGCGCGAAGCCGACCGCGCGACCGCCGTGTGCACCTTCTGTGACACGGACTTCGTGGGAGTCGGGCGCGACGGGGGCAAGTTCGCCACGGCGGCCGAATTGGCGGCCTTCGTGAAAAGCCGGTGGCCGGCCGACGCGCCGGCCAGCGTGCGGCCGTTCGTCGTCTGCACCGGCGGGGAGCCGTTACTGCAGCTGGACGACGCGGCGGTGGCGGCCTTGCATTCTGAGGGCTTCGAGATCGCCGTGGAGACCAACGGCACACAGAATCCACCGCAGGGGCTGGACTGGACCTGCGTGAGCCCCAAGGCCCAGGCGCCGCTCGTGCTGACCTCGGGCGATGAGCTGAAGCTGGTATACCCGCAGGCCACCGCCATGCCCGAACGCTTTGCTGGGCTCGCCTTCCGTCACTTCCTGCTGCAGCCCATGGATGGACCACAGGCCACCGAGAACACGGCCGCCGCCTTGGCCTACTGTCTCGCGCACCCCCAGTGGCGGCTCTCGGTGCAGACGCACAAGGCGCTCGGAATCCGGTAG
- a CDS encoding C40 family peptidase, which produces MISLSRQLLSLSLCGALVALAPRVDGQTVEKLESRKPFAAWSASAQNLRDSIVAKARGQIGTRYKLGGTKPNLALDCSGLVKYVMGALDVMLPRTAQKQATIGQEVPKDLAALKPGDLLTFGRGQRISHIGIYVGEGRMVHASTSKRRVIESRLSERSPLIRQWQGVRRLVGGAGANVRDSLLAFADSIKP; this is translated from the coding sequence GTGATCTCACTCTCGCGCCAACTGCTTTCGCTCAGCCTGTGTGGCGCGCTTGTCGCGCTGGCACCGCGCGTCGACGGTCAGACGGTCGAGAAGCTCGAGAGCCGGAAGCCGTTCGCGGCGTGGAGTGCATCGGCGCAGAATCTGCGCGACTCCATCGTGGCGAAGGCGCGCGGACAGATCGGCACCCGCTACAAGCTTGGCGGCACCAAGCCCAACCTCGCGCTCGACTGCAGCGGCCTCGTGAAGTACGTGATGGGCGCGCTCGACGTGATGCTTCCCCGCACGGCGCAGAAGCAAGCGACGATCGGTCAGGAAGTGCCGAAGGATCTCGCCGCGCTCAAGCCGGGCGATCTTCTCACCTTTGGTCGCGGCCAGCGGATTTCGCACATCGGCATCTACGTCGGTGAGGGCCGCATGGTGCACGCGAGCACGTCGAAGCGCCGAGTGATCGAATCCCGTCTCTCCGAGCGCTCGCCGCTCATTCGGCAGTGGCAGGGGGTGCGCCGCCTCGTCGGCGGGGCCGGCGCCAATGTGCGCGATTCACTGCTCGCCTTCGCCGACTCCATCAAGCCGTAA
- the queC gene encoding 7-cyano-7-deazaguanine synthase QueC produces MLLSGGLDSTTVLAVARRDGFTPYAMTFRYGQRHSLEIDAARRVAAAHGVAKHVVVDIDLRQWGGSALTSDVEVPKDRDVEHPTDEIPVTYVPARNTIFLSFALAWAETLNAQAIFIGVNALDYSGYPDCRPEYIAAFEHMANLATRAGVEGTQRLTIHAPLQHLSKADIVRLGRELGVDYSITTSCYDPAPDGTACGHCDACQLRLRGFAEAGSADPIAYAAGA; encoded by the coding sequence GTGCTCCTGTCAGGCGGTCTCGACTCCACGACGGTGCTGGCGGTGGCGCGCCGGGACGGGTTCACCCCGTACGCCATGACCTTCCGCTATGGTCAGCGCCATTCCCTGGAGATCGACGCCGCCCGCCGCGTTGCGGCCGCGCACGGCGTCGCCAAGCACGTGGTGGTGGACATCGACCTGCGGCAATGGGGCGGCTCGGCCCTGACCTCGGATGTCGAAGTCCCCAAGGACCGCGACGTCGAGCATCCGACCGACGAGATCCCGGTCACCTACGTGCCCGCGCGCAACACGATCTTTCTGTCGTTCGCGCTGGCTTGGGCGGAGACGCTCAACGCGCAGGCCATCTTCATCGGGGTGAATGCGCTCGACTATTCGGGCTACCCCGACTGTCGGCCCGAATACATCGCGGCGTTCGAGCACATGGCGAACCTGGCCACCCGTGCTGGCGTGGAGGGGACGCAGCGGCTTACGATCCATGCACCGCTGCAACACCTGAGCAAAGCAGACATTGTTCGGCTTGGCCGAGAGCTTGGCGTGGACTACTCGATCACCACGAGCTGTTACGACCCAGCCCCCGATGGAACGGCCTGCGGCCACTGCGATGCCTGCCAACTCCGGTTGCGCGGGTTCGCCGAGGCCGGATCGGCCGATCCGATCGCGTACGCGGCCGGAGCCTGA